The genomic window GCGCGACGCAAACGCACTTCGCGAACTAGGGCGATAGAGAGCACGAGCACCAAGGCAGAGCTGGCTAGTAGTACAGGGGTCATCGGGTGAGATCCTCCACAGAAAAGTTGTTGGATGTGCTGGCGAACGATTGCGCGTCCGATAGGCGCGCACCACTGCACCTTGGAAGGACACGTTGGCGAACGGCCAGAAGGAGCCGTTGATCAGCGAGGTGATATCGCGGTATGCCAGCGCCGTGAGTACGGATCGCGAATAGCTACGCAGCCGTAGCAATTCATTATGACACGTTTTTCGCGATTATTTAGAGGCTGGAGTTCCTCTGTTTACAAAGGTGATTTGCCGATGAGTTCGGCGTTCCGTACGACAACGGCATTCCCGCGGCAGACGGAGTCGTCCACGTCGATCGCGAGGACATCAGAGATGGTCAACATTCCGCAGCAGGTTGCCTGCAGGAACGGGACAGCACGACGGTTCAATGGTTCCCGACGCCCGCTAGCTCGTTGGATAGTAGCGACAAGACCATCATTCATTGCCGGCCATACTGCAGCCCAAGAGGTGGCAAACGCCTGCATATTGCGACGATGCCTGACCGAAGGTCCGCGGCGGTCTCCGCCGGCGGACTATGCTGAGACTAATTGGCCCCTCGACTCCCCCGCCGCAAGGATTGCGTTCGCCTCTCAAACTGCTGAGCAAACGCCGAAAGGCTTGTTCCCAGCGCCAAGCAGACGGCCTGGATTTGAACCAGGTCAAGCCTGAGTTCCCCCCGCTCCCATTTACTGACAATCGATTGGGACGTCCTGACTTTCGTCGCAAGCTCTGCCTGCGTAATCCCCGCCGATTGACGTGTTTCGCGCAGCAACTCAACGAAGACCTTGTGCTGCGGCGTAAATGTTGACTTTTCCATCCAACGGACCAGGTAAAGAGGTGCCGTTGCAGATGCTAAAGTCCTATGTAGAATAGTCCTAAATTGACTATTTAGCCGCGCCCACATGCTTGCCGATGCACGGCGCGTTGCCCATGGCTGTCGATAGTCGCTACGTCATGGAAGATCTTGGGCCTGCGGAGGGGGTGGACTCATGTTCGGTTTTCTGAATCCAGGGCGACAGGATATTAGGTACCGGAGCGTCTACGCGCGATGCTGCGAGTTTCAACACCTGCTGTATGGCGCCCCCACGTTACCATTTCATAGTTATGAAGCGACCTTTCTATATCTATGCGCCCTGGATGCTGGTGTCCTGGCGGAGGCGAACATTCCGCGGCGGCAATGTTGCCACTTGCGCATGAGCCGCTCCACATTGCAGGCTGCCGACGCAGCCATCGGGACGTTCACGGCCTCGCTTAGCATGCTGCTAGCGTCGATAAAGGTCGACGATGACATCACGGATCATGGGTCGCTCAGGGCACGGGTGCAGCGACTTTTGTTCGGTACTCGGTTCCGCAAGGCCGAGGAATATTTTCAAGAGCGCGACCGGGGTTTCCGAAATTCGCTTGCGGATATTCTTTTGCGGCAGCGCCAATTGGAATCATCCTCCTGCCACTCCCTTGAGCTGTACGCCGAACCAACCGCCGACGCGTTCTTCTACGTGTTTGGGCTTTTGGGACAGATTCCCGGGATGACCTCTGTCGCATCGACACTGCGATCGGTCGGAGGGCATATCGGGAAGGCCATGATCGCCGTCGACTGCGCTAAGGATTGGAGGGCCGACAAACGAACCGGCGGCTTCAATCCAGTCTCAGACGCGGATCAAGCAAAGCGAGCGATTGCATTTGCAATTGATCAGTTGCAGGTGGCCGTCTGTCGGTGCAGCGATGCATTTGGAGTACAGTCTCGGACGGCACAGGCATTGGCGGGAGTTCGAGATCGCGTGCAGGCTACTAAGATTGGCAAATGGCAATTCCAACCGGCAGCCGACGTGTGTGGCGAAACGGGTGACCCACGCGATCGGAGCGTTGTGTTGAACGCCGTTTGCTGCGTCCCTTGCCAAGGGGGCGGCCTCGCTGTTGGTTCAGACGATTGCGTCAGCTGTGCAACAACATGCTGCTGCTGTATGTGCTGTTGCTCGTTTTGCGCCAACCACGGGTGCGGGGGTCACTGATCCAGGATGTCTAAAACCTCGATCCTAGGCATACCGTTGGCAACGCAATGACCCGGCAAGTTGCCCAAGTATCTGGCACGAATCAATCGATTTTTAAAAAGCGGCAGGCTGGGCCAAATTCGGTGCCCCAACCTGCTGCTGGCATAGTGCCGATGAAGAGTTCTCTAAACTGTCGCCTGGGGTCAAAATGCCTCTCCCTGAAACCGCAGCCAAGCGGCTAGTAATTTCTGCCTCAGCTGATTGATACGGCTCGGCGAGGCGCCGAACCGCCTCGCAGCCAACCTCGCGGTCTCGCCGTCAGTGGTCAGGGCCTTGAGATGCAGCGATCGTGGGCCGACACGACTTCAGCCGGTTGGCATATTGCGGGATCGATCACGGAAGAGAGAGTAGCTCGCGATGCGGCGTGAGATCTGCTGGTCGTGCGGCGGCAGTACCTTGTCGCAGTCGGCTTGAGTGGCCACGGATGAGGGTTTTTGTTTTTCTTGTATTATGACGCGTTTTTCGGGATTATTTAGTCGGTCCTTGAGCGACGTACCCTGCGTGTCAATCACGATGCGCATTGCCACGCAGGTACCCAAGCACGGCACAGATCATTCAATGAGCCGAGCCCCCGATGTGGGAACATTGTCGCAAAAGGCGTTTAGGATACATGTCCAATGTTATGGCGGGCGGAGGCCGCGCGATTCAGCATGCGGGAGTAGTTGTACTCCTGCAGGCGTCGAATCACTTCAGGCAGGTCGGCCGGTGGGAACCGGACGCAAAACGCGAAGTAGAAATCTGACGGTCCTTCATACCCGACGCTCTTCTCATCAAAAGGATCCTCCTGCAATGCAAAATCGTTGACGTGTACCTCGTACCACCAAGAGTCGTCATCGGACGACCATCGTGGGTGCATGCGGTGGTACAGGTTTCCTACTCCAGATTCGTATTGCGCCACCATGTTTAAGAACCGCTGGCCGGCCTGGACATCACCAAACTCGATCCAAATTCGTCCCCACCCGTCTTCTTGACACGACATCACCGTCTCGATCCCGGCACGCCAGATTTCACGGATCAGGGGCGCGATCGGCTCATCGATCATGGCCTGTTGCCCCCCGACGCGAACTCGGAGGGCCTTGTGACGGCGTTTAGCGCGATTGCTCATGAACATGTTCCTCTTCATTTGAATGACGTGCCCCTTGATCTACTTGGGAAATCCGGTCGCGCCCGCATGAGCGCGGATCCGTTGTCGGGCCGAATGACGAGCCAGGCGACACCGCCGAAGCAAGTAGGTGCCAGGTGAGACAATTGACTGGATCCGCTGGGAAGATGATGTTGAGAGGTCATGCGAGAGTGCCGTTCGGGTCTGACAGGGCGTCAACGAGACCTGGGCATACAAAGTTGCGGCTCGCAACATTAGCAACCGCGGTCGCGCCTCCGGAAAGGTCCGCCCGGAAGTGGCTCTGTTAAGCGCGCCCGGCTAAAGCGGGGTGCATTGCGGAACAAGCTCGGAGGGGAGCCGAGCTAGCCCTGAGACCGCCTGGAGTGGGCCATTAGCAGTTCGGCGACCAATTTTCACCCAGCCCAACCCCTGGCCGTGGTGACGGCCAGGGGCAGTGTGCATGCCAAGCGTCCGCAGAAACATTAATACCCATGGAGCATCGATCTAGCCCGCATAACGGTCGATCGGATTGCGGTCGACATCCGATCGTGAGGCTCCTGCTGATAGGTCAGGTCGGTGGACACGACCGTCGGGCACAAGCAGATGCCGGGACTCGTACCAGTACCGAACGGCCTTAGTGATCGTGGCCATGTCGCAGTTAAGAATGGCCGCGATTTGTTGACGCTGGCACCCACCGTCAACGAGTTGCTTTACACGATCGGCGATATCACGGTACAGTGCCGGCTCCAATTCATCCCGCCGGCGTTGGGCCCGCCGGCTGTGACCGCTTCCAAGCTCGATGCCGTTGATCTGCGACCAATGCTTGAGCAGCTTCGTGATGTTGGCCTGCGAGCAGCCGAGCTTTTTGGCAATCTCTTTGTTGGACAAGCCCGCATCCACCAACCGTTTGGCCTGATCGGCATCTGCGGCCAGCGAATCCGGTCGCACAAATTCAATTGTCACCGCGCTCGTGCCCTCCTTGCCGTCGCCGTCTCCACTGCCCGGTATTGCCAGTAATGTCATCGCGCGACTCAGGTTCGGATCGAACGTGCCTGTCAAGAAATACCGCTTAGCTTTGTCGCGCCGCACTTCTTCGACGGTGATCCGTCCGCCAACAAGTTCTCGCAGAGCGAACGCTGCAGCCGGAGTGCGATTGGCGAGCACCTCGTGAATCCTATGCAGTTGTTCCAGGATCCAGGACCTGGTCGGCGCCGTCGGTAGCTCATCGGCGCTAGCACGCAGAATCGTCAGTCGCTGCATCAGTTCGCGCCGTTCTGCACGACGTTCTGCGATTCGATCCTGCACGTCCGAGTCGGGGATCTTTTGATTTTCGAGGGTATCAATAAGACGACCGATTTTACGAGTCACTTCCTCAAGTCGGTTTTCAGTGCTACGGAGCTCGTCTGGCAACCAGCGCTGTCGCCGTTCCCAAGCATCGAGCGACAGTCGGACCACGGAATCGAGCCAAAGAGGATTGTCGAAGATTCGCGCACTAATCTCAGCGAGGACTAACGATTCGGCTAGTTGCCGATTAAGTGTGGTCTGGCATCTGCATACGCCCTGGTGATAGCCTGGGCAAAAGAGGTATTTGCCATGTGCGCCGCCCACATGAAATGTCCGGCCACATTCGCCGCAAACGATCAGGCCCGACAATAAATGTGAGGGGCTATCCACAGCCCCACCCCGTTGCTGACGGCTAAACGTGCCGTCGTCCCGATGGCGATGTGCACGGCGAGCAGCGTTTTCGGTTAACAGTCGCTGCGCGGCGCCGAACGTCTCGTCGTCGACGATCCGCAACTCGGGGAAGTGCCGTTCCCATTGGTCGCTCTGCTCGGCGGGCCGCACGTCCTGGCTCACGGTTCCGGTCGAGGGGTCACGAACATTCTGCAATAGTCCCCACGACCAGCGGCCAACGTATTTGCTGTTGCTCAGTAGCCTTGGTATGTACTGATGATGCCAGCTCGTCGTGGTGCTTCGATGGTCCTTAGGGGCACCCTGTCGATTCAGCTCGCGCACTATCCACCGCAACGATCGCCTTTCTTCCACGAACCAGGTGAAGATCTGTTGCACCCAGCGTGCCTCCTCGGGCTCGATCACGTACGTCATGCGTGGTCGCGCGTGGCGACCACGACGCGTTTGCTCGCTACCAGGCACGGGAACCGTCGTATAGCCAAAACAGTAGTCACCGACCGACAGCTTGTTTTTGACATTCGCTTCCTGACCGCGCAACACGTTCGCGCTAAGTTCCTTCACATAGCGTTCATGTTGCATAGAGAGGATCTGCGCGACCATCTCCCAGCCCTCGCGGGCCGAGTCGACGCCCTCGGAGACGCTGATCACCCGTATTCGCTGAACATGTACCAATCTCTTCAGGATTGGCATGCTGATGACTGACTCGCGCGCCAGCCGACTCAACGAGAAAAAGTAAAGCGTGTTGAACTCGCCGGCCTCGGCTGCTGCCATCAGCGCGTTCAAGCCATCGCGATCGAGCTTCGTGCCGGAGACTGCCCGGTCGGCGAATTCCAGGTGCTGGCCAATGGCGTTGCCGTCCCGCGCCGCGGCCTCGCGACATTTTTGCTGCTGCGTTTCGATGCTGGCTTCGTCTTGCAGTTGCGACGAGAATCGGCTGTAGCTGGCGGCTGCCGCTGCGGGCTGGCGTCGGCGAGCGCGACTTGCCAGGCCAATGGCGCTTACGGTTAACGCCAACATGACATCGCCACTGGAGCATGCCGGGGTCGCCAACAGCGCCTTGGCAGCCAGAATGCCAAGTAAAAGCGTGAAAACCCCGGCCAACTGTGCCTGCCCGCCTATCAGGAAACGCTTACTAAGTTTTGCAATTGAACTGATCATCGAACTAGGCCTCATCAAAGTGTCCAGGCCCGTACCCGACGTCACCGCGCCGGAAGAATTGGGCCGCTCAATCTCCTTGGGAAATCCGGTCGACGCCATCCTGCGGCGGCCGTGGTGGGCCGTCGCTCGCTGACTCACAGCTGTCGCGAACTTCCCACAGCTCTGCCAGCGCTCGGGCCAGCACTTGCGCAAACTGGAATTCCGCCTGCGTCAGGCCATCGAGCGTCGCTGGATCGGTAGCACGACCTTGGATCAAACGGGGCGAGGAACGTCGCATCGGCATGATTTGTCTCCAGAGCCGGAAGAAAGTGACGGCTATAAAACCTTGGCCGCAATGCTCTGGCTTCGAGGACGCCTTTGTGGCAGTTGGGCACGCAGGCCAATTGGTCGGAGGGCGCTAGAATGAATGAGAGGGCCGCGCACGCTGCTCGCAGGAGTTGCGATTGCC from Pirellulales bacterium includes these protein-coding regions:
- a CDS encoding recombinase family protein; translation: MISSIAKLSKRFLIGGQAQLAGVFTLLLGILAAKALLATPACSSGDVMLALTVSAIGLASRARRRQPAAAAASYSRFSSQLQDEASIETQQQKCREAAARDGNAIGQHLEFADRAVSGTKLDRDGLNALMAAAEAGEFNTLYFFSLSRLARESVISMPILKRLVHVQRIRVISVSEGVDSAREGWEMVAQILSMQHERYVKELSANVLRGQEANVKNKLSVGDYCFGYTTVPVPGSEQTRRGRHARPRMTYVIEPEEARWVQQIFTWFVEERRSLRWIVRELNRQGAPKDHRSTTTSWHHQYIPRLLSNSKYVGRWSWGLLQNVRDPSTGTVSQDVRPAEQSDQWERHFPELRIVDDETFGAAQRLLTENAARRAHRHRDDGTFSRQQRGGAVDSPSHLLSGLIVCGECGRTFHVGGAHGKYLFCPGYHQGVCRCQTTLNRQLAESLVLAEISARIFDNPLWLDSVVRLSLDAWERRQRWLPDELRSTENRLEEVTRKIGRLIDTLENQKIPDSDVQDRIAERRAERRELMQRLTILRASADELPTAPTRSWILEQLHRIHEVLANRTPAAAFALRELVGGRITVEEVRRDKAKRYFLTGTFDPNLSRAMTLLAIPGSGDGDGKEGTSAVTIEFVRPDSLAADADQAKRLVDAGLSNKEIAKKLGCSQANITKLLKHWSQINGIELGSGHSRRAQRRRDELEPALYRDIADRVKQLVDGGCQRQQIAAILNCDMATITKAVRYWYESRHLLVPDGRVHRPDLSAGASRSDVDRNPIDRYAG